The nucleotide window TCATAGAAATCCCCCTTTTGTATCATACCTCCTTTTAATCGTAATTAATTTTCAGTATATTTTGAACAATATTCATTTGACAAATACTGTATGGTTTCTACAAAATAAAACATAAATATTCATTTTACGACAAAATAATGTAGGTTTTCGTCAAGGGTTGTGTTGTAGCTTGCTATCATTAATTAGCATGTATGAATTATCCTATTTAAAGGGAACCCTTTGCATGTGCGTAGCGCTCAGCAGCCTGAAACGGAAGTTAACAAAGAAATCTCCTAATATCTACAACACAAAAAGAGCGGAGTATACTCCGCTCTTTTATCCATGTATATGCAATTACTTTTGGTATCCGCCTAGTTGTTGCTCAGCCAGTGCTACAAGGCGCTTTGTGATTTCGCCGCCTACAGAACCGTTAGCGCGAGCAGTTGCTTCAGGACCAAGGTTTACCCCGAACTCAGAAGCGATTTCATATTTCATTTGGTCGATAGCTGCTTGTGAACCAGGAGCTACTAATTTGTTTGTTCTTGTCATGTGTGTTCACCTCCTTGTGAATATAGAGTGTGAAAAAACACATGTTTTCATCCTTAAAAAAAATGGTAATTTATTCTAGAACAATTCCTCAAATTCTTCTTTTTCTTCCACTTCCGCATGCAATACCATTTTCTCAATGTTTTTTACAGCATCCTGAATGAGTGGTTCAAAGTCATAAAATTGCTCAAAGCGATTTGCTTTTTCACGCTTTGGTTTTGTAGAAGGATTTGGTGGGGTGAAAATGGTACAGCAATCTTCATACGGCAAAATGGACAAATCATAAGTATCAATCTCACGCGCAATCTTCATAATCTCCACTTTATCTGTTGTAATCAAAGGGCGTAAGATCGGGTAATTGGTCGCTTCGTTAATCGTATGCATGCTATCGAGTGTTTGGCTGGCTACTTGTCCCAAACTTTCCCCTGTCGCCAAAGCCAGTACACCTCGCTCAGCCGCAACACGTTCTGCAATGCGAAGCATCATACGGCGCATGACTGTCATTGTATAACTGTCAGGTACTTGCTTATGGATTGCTTTTTGCACCTCTGTAAACGGCACAATATGAAGCGTAATTCGCTTGCAATACTTTGTCAAACGTTGTGCCAAATCAATAACCTTTTGCTTCGCTCGTTCGCTCGTAAAAGGCGGGCTGTGAAAATGAATAGCCTCTAATGTCACACCGCGCTTCATCACCAGGTATCCTGCAACAGGACTATCGATACCACCAGAAAGCAGTAGCATCGCTTTTCCGCCTACACCTACCGGCAAGCCCCCAGCTCCCTGTAAATCCTCACACATAATATACGTGAATTCCTCACGTACTTCTACACGTACATTTACGTCTGGCTTACGAACATCTACAGTGATGTTTTCTGTGTTTCGTAAAATGTGGGCGCCCAGTTCGCGGTTTAATTCATTCGTTTCCATTGGAAATTGCTTGTACGTACGATGAACAGATATTTTAAAGGTTTTTACACCCTCGTTCACCTGTAAAAAAGCTGCCAGTGCACCGCGCTTCATGTCTTCCAAATCTGTTGTTACTTTCATTGCTAAGCTAAAGGTATGAATACCAAAAATATGACGGATTTTTTCAATCACAGCTTCATGATCTTCACCATTTAGCTTAATATACATGCGATCTCTTGTTACTTCCAATTCAAGCGCAGAAAACTTTTTAAGACGGTGTTTTACATTGTCTTTTAACACGCTTACAAATTTAGCTCGATTTTTCCCTTTTGTTGTCATTTCGCCATAGCGAATCAAAATGTGATCATACTTCATACTGTTTCCCTCATTACTTCATATAGTTTTGCCACAGTGCGGCGAAGCACCGTAATAAATTGTTGCATCTCTTCCATCGTATTTTGACCGGATAAACTAATTCGAACGGCGCTTTGTGCTGTTCTTTCTGCAACTCCCATCGCTAGTAACACATAGCTGATATCCTTTGCCTTAGAGGAACATGCTGACTTTGTAGAAATATAAATGTCATGTTCTTCAAGCGCATGCACGAGCACCTCTGGCTTTAACCCCGGAAAGGAAACGTTTATAATGTGCGGTGCCGCGTGTGCAGGTGTATGAATAACAGCTTGTGGCATAGCTCGTAATTCATTAAGTGCAAATGCTTTAATTTGCTCTAGCTGTTTTATATGCACATCTTGTTTTTCTATGCTCATACGGAGTGCTTTAGTCATCGCTACAATACCTGGGACATTCTCTGTACCAGGGCGATAATATTGCTCCTGCTGCCCTCCTGAAAGAATGGAATCAATTGTAACTCCTTCTCGTACATATAAAATCCCTGTTCCCTTTACACCATGAAACTTATGTCCCGACATGGTACAGAGATCTATGTTTGCACGTTTCAAATCAAGCGGCACTTTTCCAATACCTTGAACATTGTCCACATGAAAAATGACCTTTGGATGGTTTTGTAACAGCCTTCCAATCTCTTCAATTGGCTGAATAGCCCCCGTTTCATTATTCACATGCATCACAGAAACCAAAATCGTGTCTGGACGTATAGACTCCGCAAGCACTTGCACATCTATGCTTCCCGCTTGATTTACGGGCAAGTATGTTACTTCAAAACCAAGCGCTTCTAGCTGACCAAAGGCTCCTTTCACTGAAGCATGCTCGATCGCTGTTGTAATAACATGTCGACCGCGTGAACGATGACGAATAGCTGTACCTTTAATTGCCAAATTATTTCCTTCGGTTCCTCCAGACGTAAAGACAATTTCATTTGATCTTACGCCGAGCAATTTCGCCGTCACACTTCTAGATTGTGAAAGCAATCTCTCTGCCGCAGCCCCTAAACCGTTAATAGAAGACGGATTCCCAAAATATTTATCCGCAGCCGTTACATAAGACTGTAATACCTCCGGATGCGGCTTTGTTGTTGCACTATTATCAAAATAAATCATTGCATCCTCCTTATGACTTTTTCTTAGCTTCCCCTTGGGTTATACCTCATACACAGGAAAGTAAAGGCGTTTCTATTCTGACTGGACAACAATTTACTTCTTGCTTTTCACAGCATTTCTTAAGGGTTAATACAGTTACCTGCTGTCAAGCTGAAGTCTCATTGACTTCCTTAATATCAATACTGCTTTTTAACGTAACCTTTATACGTTAACATATATTTGTCCGTGCCCATAGCAAAACCCCTTATTGCTAAGGGGTCTACTCAGTCTTAACAAACTCCTCAATCTTTCCTGTTACACCAGGTTCAACCTGCTCTAGTGTGGCAGAAACTTGTTCTAAAGCGGCCTTGTACTGATACTGTCTGAACAACACTTCAGCATGCGCCAAATGATCAGCTACCTGTCTGCTTTGACTTCGGTAACGGTTGCCATATTGAATCATTTTTTCAACCAAGGCGGCTTGCTCAATCAATTCCTTTACCGCACTGCCCATACCTAGGACAAAGCCTTCCGCTTCTTTCAGTACTTTATGTACTTCGCTCATGTTTAAGGGCTTGTGCTCTAATTGCTCGTACACTTTTCGTACAGCCACTTGTGCATAAGCTAGGCTCTCTAACATATCCTGGGGCACTCCTGGTATATTGGACTTCTGTAAAAGGCGCTTTACTTCTAGAATATCGTTTCTCATTTGCTGCAATGTTTCACGTGCTTGTAGTTCTTCTTTGCGAAGTGTTGCAAGCATATCTGTGTATTCTGCATGAAGACGACTTGTCTCTTCAATCTGTTTTCTGACATCGCTTAGCTCTTCTCCAATTACAGAAAAAGCAACGTCTTGTTCTGCAATTCGTACTTGTAAGGCATCAAATCGTTTCATGAGAAAAGCAACTTGCTTCTCCACATATTTTTGTGCCTCTACATCCTCATCACTTAACTCATAGCTTTGCTTCACAAATTGCGTTTCTTCTTTTGTTCGATTGGATTGTTCTCGCAGTTGAATAAGAGCCGTCCCAATTTCTCTTTGTTCTTTTTCTGCATGGTGCTTGGCAGTAACTTCATTTTCCAGCACATCGTACAGCGAATCCAATCTATTTTTTACCGATTCTGTTCGCGCCTTCGCTTCCTGTATGCGCAATGTTTTAATATCATCTAATGCAAGCTGAATTTGATGCTGCATATCTTGTACTTCTTTATCAATTTGCAAATGATGAAGGATATAACCCTGTTCTTCCATCTCCTGATATCCCAGCAATAAATCCGAAATTTGTCCAGGCAGGTTAGCTTGGCAATCTAGCTGCAAATCTGGTATATCTTGTAGCAATGTTTGTAAGTATGCAACCCCTTGCTCTAAACTGTGCACAATATCACGCGCTTCTAAGTAATTCCCATTCACCGTAGCTTCTTCAAAGTGCTGAAATTTCTGATGCTCCTGATCCAGCAGTTCCTCTAGCTTCTTTTCAGCTAAACTTACTGTATGACGATATGCTAACATACTTTTCTTCACTTCTCGGTAGGTACTACGTACAACTTCAATCTCAGCATTGTTTTTCGTATGACTTTCCAATAAATTATGAAGCTCTTTTACAACACCTTCGATTTTTTCTTCCGCCTCAACAAGCAAACCACCTGCTTGCTCCATAAACACCTTCGATTTACGCGATAAAAAGCCGCTGAGTGAACTCTCTGCTTCTTGCAAATCTTTTTCAATTTGGGGAATAGAAACAGTTAACACCTCATCCCATTCATTGCGCCACTTCTCGAACAATTCTTCCGTTTGTCCGGTCATATTCAAGTCTTTTACCTTTTTTAGTTCATCTGCAACCGGTTTATCCTTTAATGCCTGTTTCCAAGCTTTTAATTCCTGCAGTTCTCTATCCGCACGATTTTTTATCACAAGACCAGTTAGTAGGTATATCAGTATAATACTTATGATTACAATAATAAAAGTTAACAATGAGCCCATCAAGCAGCCTCCTCTTTTCGTTTTTTCCCGTTCCGATTTAACCTGGAAGGCATATATGTATATAAATAGTTACTGGTGAGTTATTTTATCATTACGTACAGCAGTTTCCACTCTACATCAAGCGGTTCTGCTCACTCTATATACAAGCAATATCAATGTCTCTATAATATCATGTAATGCCCTGTTTTTGGCTCAAATTTTAAGATTTTTTTACAATTCGTTTCACATCAAAAAAACGTGCTAATGCTCGCACGTTTGATAAGTCTTTTTATCTGAAATTAGATCATTATGCCTTTATAAATGAAGGACTTGCGTAACAGGAGAGTGGTTCCCTTCCAGCATCGTATTGAGCCACTTTTCTACTTCCTTTCCATACATTTTTGTAAAATATTCATCAGAAGGACGTTCATACAGCACTTCTGATATATATTGTGGGTACAAATACGGTGCACTGAGCATCCCCTTTAACTGCGACATAAATACAGCAAATGGAATACGGGCAAATACACCTTGCTCACGCCCTGTTTCTATAATATGTTTTAGATAATATTTTTCACGTTGCAAATATGTGGTCATAATCTCTCGAATAAGAATGCTATCTAACGACAATTCTCTATAGACAAAGCGGGTCAGCGATCGATGAGACGATTGATAATGCAAAATATCGTGTACAACAAGAAACATGACTTCTTTAGGAGACAAAATATGACGCATTTCAAAAGCTTCTGCTATTGTGCTAATATATCCTTCTAAAAAGCTAGTAACCAAATGCTCTAATAGTCCTTTCTTTCCTGCGAAGTAATAAGAAATATTAGCCACATTTACGCCTGCTTCAGAAGCAATATCACGCACAGACGTACCATGATATCCCTTTGTATTAAACAAGCATATGGCAGCTTCAATAATCTTCTGCTTTGTGCACGTCATTCCTTCACGCCCCTTCATGGGATATACATCATGTTCTCCATTTTATTTTCATACATATCTTCCTATATGCAGTCAACTCATCAAACATATGAAGCGAGGCGCGTAGGAAAAACAGACTCTCACTACTTATAGGCCTCACCTAAGAACCACTATTCCTACTCCCTAAGTATAACTGCACATCGCTCGTTCTTCTCTCCCATCAAAAATAACTCTTTTTACTTAATTTCTTGACTTTTAAGACAAATTCCTTTAAGTTTCTATCGACAAAGTCATTGTTAATCCATGGTTTTCCGATACTATTTTACAAAAGGAGGCAGTATTTATGTTTGCAACATCTACTTACAACGGTAGCCGCGAAGAGAATTATGAGCTGGTGATTAAACAACTCGATGCACTACTTGCTGGTGAAACGAATACCGTTGCTAATCTAGCTAACGCATCTGCGCTTTTAAATCAATTTCTTACTGATATCAATTGGGTCGGTTTCTATATCACAGAGGGAACGCAGCTGGTACTGGGGCCATTTCAAGGCTTACCTGCATGCGTACGTATTCCGTTTGGAAGAGGTGTATGCGGAACTGCTGCAGCGACAAAACAGACTCAGCTTGTTGCGGATGTTCATCAATTCCCAGGTCACATTGCATGTGATGCAGCCTCCAACTCAGAAATTGTTGTACCTATGATTAAGGATGACCAAGTAATTGGAGTACTTGATATTGATAGCCCTAGCAAAGCACGCTTTGATGAAACAGATCAGTTGTATCTAGAAAAATTTGTATCTGTATTAATGAAATATATCAATTAAAGAAAGAGGCGCTCATATGCGCCTCTTCCCTTTATCCTAACGCTTTTTCTAAATCTTTCACAATGTCTTCACAGGCCTCTAATCCTACAGATAAACGCAATAAATTATCATGAATTCCCATTTGTTCACGTACAGCTTTTGGTACAACTGCATGTGTCATCGTTGCCGGATGTTGAATTAACGTTTCCGCATCTCCTAAACTTACCGCGATTGAGATCAGCTCTAAACGATCCATAAGTGCTTGTGCTTTCGCCATGTCGCCGCGAATAGTAAAAGATATAACACCTGCTCCCTGCTTCATTTGCTTGGTTGCGATAGGGTAATCCGGATGATCTGTCAAAAATGGATAATACACGTTCTCTACCGCAGGGTGCTCTTTCAGAAACGTTGCTACTTTCATCGCATTTACGGAGTGCCGGTCCATACGCACCGCCAATGTCTTTAATCCGCGGAGCAAAAGCCAAGCATCAAATGGTGACATAATACCGCCCGTATCCTTGCGCATCGGCCGCATACATTCCGCCAGAGCCGCTGTTTTACATACAGCGAAGCCTGCTACAACATCTCCATGACCACAAATATACTTTGTAGCGCTATGGAGCACCACGTCACACCCGAAGGAAAGAGGATTTTGCAGGTATGGAGAACAAAAGGTATTATCAACAACTGTTATCCAGCCCTGCTTCTTGGCAGCACTAGCTACGATTTGCAGATCGATAATTTGCATAGTAGGATTAATAGGTGTTTCTACAAACACGACTTTTGTATTTAAATTAGAGGCTCGCAATAAATCGGCTTCACTTTTCATATCACATAATGTATGGGTAATGCCAAAACGCTCCTGCATCATTTCTAACAAACCGTACGTACACCCATATAATCCCTTTGAACAAACAATATGATCACCTGTTCGAAGCAATGAAAGAAGTACTGTGGACACAGCCGCCATACCTGACCCAAATGCAAGTGCGTCCGCTCCTCCTTCCAATACTGCCATCCTTTCCTCTAAAAGCTGAACAGTGGGATTTCCTAAACGTGAGTATATATATTGGTTACTTTCACCGCGAAAGCTCAGCTCGCCCTGCTTTGCTGTTTCAAACGTATACGTTGACGTTTG belongs to Ectobacillus sp. JY-23 and includes:
- a CDS encoding alpha/beta-type small acid-soluble spore protein; this translates as MTRTNKLVAPGSQAAIDQMKYEIASEFGVNLGPEATARANGSVGGEITKRLVALAEQQLGGYQK
- the thiI gene encoding tRNA uracil 4-sulfurtransferase ThiI, whose translation is MKYDHILIRYGEMTTKGKNRAKFVSVLKDNVKHRLKKFSALELEVTRDRMYIKLNGEDHEAVIEKIRHIFGIHTFSLAMKVTTDLEDMKRGALAAFLQVNEGVKTFKISVHRTYKQFPMETNELNRELGAHILRNTENITVDVRKPDVNVRVEVREEFTYIMCEDLQGAGGLPVGVGGKAMLLLSGGIDSPVAGYLVMKRGVTLEAIHFHSPPFTSERAKQKVIDLAQRLTKYCKRITLHIVPFTEVQKAIHKQVPDSYTMTVMRRMMLRIAERVAAERGVLALATGESLGQVASQTLDSMHTINEATNYPILRPLITTDKVEIMKIAREIDTYDLSILPYEDCCTIFTPPNPSTKPKREKANRFEQFYDFEPLIQDAVKNIEKMVLHAEVEEKEEFEELF
- a CDS encoding cysteine desulfurase family protein, with amino-acid sequence MIYFDNSATTKPHPEVLQSYVTAADKYFGNPSSINGLGAAAERLLSQSRSVTAKLLGVRSNEIVFTSGGTEGNNLAIKGTAIRHRSRGRHVITTAIEHASVKGAFGQLEALGFEVTYLPVNQAGSIDVQVLAESIRPDTILVSVMHVNNETGAIQPIEEIGRLLQNHPKVIFHVDNVQGIGKVPLDLKRANIDLCTMSGHKFHGVKGTGILYVREGVTIDSILSGGQQEQYYRPGTENVPGIVAMTKALRMSIEKQDVHIKQLEQIKAFALNELRAMPQAVIHTPAHAAPHIINVSFPGLKPEVLVHALEEHDIYISTKSACSSKAKDISYVLLAMGVAERTAQSAVRISLSGQNTMEEMQQFITVLRRTVAKLYEVMRETV
- the ezrA gene encoding septation ring formation regulator EzrA; this translates as MGSLLTFIIVIISIILIYLLTGLVIKNRADRELQELKAWKQALKDKPVADELKKVKDLNMTGQTEELFEKWRNEWDEVLTVSIPQIEKDLQEAESSLSGFLSRKSKVFMEQAGGLLVEAEEKIEGVVKELHNLLESHTKNNAEIEVVRSTYREVKKSMLAYRHTVSLAEKKLEELLDQEHQKFQHFEEATVNGNYLEARDIVHSLEQGVAYLQTLLQDIPDLQLDCQANLPGQISDLLLGYQEMEEQGYILHHLQIDKEVQDMQHQIQLALDDIKTLRIQEAKARTESVKNRLDSLYDVLENEVTAKHHAEKEQREIGTALIQLREQSNRTKEETQFVKQSYELSDEDVEAQKYVEKQVAFLMKRFDALQVRIAEQDVAFSVIGEELSDVRKQIEETSRLHAEYTDMLATLRKEELQARETLQQMRNDILEVKRLLQKSNIPGVPQDMLESLAYAQVAVRKVYEQLEHKPLNMSEVHKVLKEAEGFVLGMGSAVKELIEQAALVEKMIQYGNRYRSQSRQVADHLAHAEVLFRQYQYKAALEQVSATLEQVEPGVTGKIEEFVKTE
- the refZ gene encoding forespore capture DNA-binding protein RefZ; translated protein: MTCTKQKIIEAAICLFNTKGYHGTSVRDIASEAGVNVANISYYFAGKKGLLEHLVTSFLEGYISTIAEAFEMRHILSPKEVMFLVVHDILHYQSSHRSLTRFVYRELSLDSILIREIMTTYLQREKYYLKHIIETGREQGVFARIPFAVFMSQLKGMLSAPYLYPQYISEVLYERPSDEYFTKMYGKEVEKWLNTMLEGNHSPVTQVLHL
- a CDS encoding GAF domain-containing protein, encoding MFATSTYNGSREENYELVIKQLDALLAGETNTVANLANASALLNQFLTDINWVGFYITEGTQLVLGPFQGLPACVRIPFGRGVCGTAAATKQTQLVADVHQFPGHIACDAASNSEIVVPMIKDDQVIGVLDIDSPSKARFDETDQLYLEKFVSVLMKYIN
- the megL gene encoding methionine gamma-lyase, whose amino-acid sequence is MKRPHLETLLIHHGYDAKEYAGSLTPPLFQTSTYTFETAKQGELSFRGESNQYIYSRLGNPTVQLLEERMAVLEGGADALAFGSGMAAVSTVLLSLLRTGDHIVCSKGLYGCTYGLLEMMQERFGITHTLCDMKSEADLLRASNLNTKVVFVETPINPTMQIIDLQIVASAAKKQGWITVVDNTFCSPYLQNPLSFGCDVVLHSATKYICGHGDVVAGFAVCKTAALAECMRPMRKDTGGIMSPFDAWLLLRGLKTLAVRMDRHSVNAMKVATFLKEHPAVENVYYPFLTDHPDYPIATKQMKQGAGVISFTIRGDMAKAQALMDRLELISIAVSLGDAETLIQHPATMTHAVVPKAVREQMGIHDNLLRLSVGLEACEDIVKDLEKALG